Proteins co-encoded in one Amaranthus tricolor cultivar Red isolate AtriRed21 chromosome 7, ASM2621246v1, whole genome shotgun sequence genomic window:
- the LOC130818904 gene encoding probable WRKY transcription factor 70: protein MEAEMPLLWGDTPNINQLSQKCDEIIEAFTQAKLQLAFLAQLQFDDHHNVLPHHHLSFQHLLKANDVAVKDTDSAGIRIGGSSGSASAHHLPKKSNKSSSRNDVNRRVRVAAPTVGNTDIPPEDNFTWRKYGQKEILNARFPRSYYRCTHQKLYNCPAKKQVQRLDDDPSTYDILYRGEHTCHMSNSAPSIPPQPIHHQDDHIIFPDLQQSIANVVVSSPLFPPWQLSLDDLNRPSNTEGTLTVTGSILFDHPQQQQQDDHRSSSLNHHSFDLIDNQIESAFDSWINVFNTGSSSSNTMDVAFIHPDDKNDQ, encoded by the exons ATGGAAGCAGAAATGCCATTATTATGGGGGGATACTCCTAATATTAATCAACTTTCACAAAAGTGTGATGAGATAATTGAAGCTTTTACACAGGCTAAACTACAACTTGCTTTTTTAGCTCAATTacaatttgatgatcatcataATGTTCTTCCTCATCACCATCTTTCCTTTCAACATTTGCTTAAAGCAAACGATGTTGCAGTGAAGGATACTGACAGTGCGGGAATTCGGATTGGTGGGAGTTCTGGCTCAGCTTCTGCTCATCATCTGCCAAAGAAATCTAACAAGTCTTCATCAAG AAATGACGTGAACAGAAGGGTGAGAGTGGCAGCTCCCACGGTAGGAAATACAGATATCCCACCAGAAGATAATTTCACTTGGAGAAAATATGGTCAAAAAGAGATTCTAAATGCTAGATTTCCTAG AAGTTACTATCGTTGTACCCACCAAAAACTATACAATTGTCCCGCCAAAAAACAAGTACAAAGACTAGATGATGATCCATCCACCTACGATATTCTGTACCGTGGAGAACATACTTGTCATATGTCCAATTCTGCTCCTTCAATCCCACCCCAACCAATTCATCATCAAGATGATCATATCATCTTTCCTGATCTTCAACAATCAATCGCAAACGTCGTCGTTTCTTCTCCATTATTTCCTCCATGGCAGCTCTCCTTAGATGATCTTAACAGACCTTCTAACACTGAAGGAACACTCACTGTTACAGGCAGCATTTTATTTGATCATCCCCAACAGCAGCAACAAGATGATCATAGATCATCATCACTAAATCATCATAGTTTTGATCTGATTGATAATCAAATTGAATCTGCGTTTGATTCATGGATTAATGTGTTTAATACTGGCAGCAGTAGCAGCAACACCATGGACGTTGCTTTCATTCATCCTGATgataaaaatgatcaataa
- the LOC130818903 gene encoding transcription factor MYB8 has translation MGHQCCSKQKVKRGLWSPEEDEKLITHITIHGHTSWSSVPKLAGLQRCGKSCRLRWINYLRPDLRRGSFTEEEERTIIEVHRILGNRWAQIAKHLPGRTDNEVKNFWNSCIKKKLLAQGLDPNTHNLLPTQNKSKTYINNNASKPSNHHRISLNSTSLNFSDDHQSQSNSLPSEDTEMQNTINFECNHTNLGALTTELTDAQFIAPDSMNKSDPITDMDVDNLCGYIIDENPIWSTTPSSENFEQPTQESQVMLPLEETVGVDSDQNFDASLLSMFSYNYGFGEYPSTNLPNNYQLYSDIGSTMDQVAWCETNSFQSGYFTA, from the exons ATGGGTCATCAATGCTGCAGCAAACAGAAAGTAAAGAGAGGATTATGGTCTccagaagaagatgaaaaactAATTACCCACATCACCATTCATGGCCATACTTCTTGGAGCTCTGTCCCCAAATTAGCAG GTCTTCAAAGATGTGGAAAGAGCTGCAGATTGAGGTGGATAAACTACTTGAGACCAGATCTTAGGAGGGGCTCATTTACAGAGGAAGAGGAGAGAACCATCATTGAAGTTCATAGAATACTTGGAAATAGATGGGCTCAAATTGCCAAACATCTCCCAGGTAGAACTGACAATGAGGTCAAGAATTTCTGGAACTCTTGCATCAAGAAAAAGCTCCTTGCTCAAGGTTTAGACCCCAACACTCATAATCTCCTTCCTACCCAAAACAAATCCAAAACTTATATCAACAATAATGCTTCTAAACCTTCCAATCATCATCGAATTTCGTTGAATTCAACCTCATTAAACTTCTCAGATGATCATCAGTCTCAATCAAATTCATTGCCTTCTGAAGACACTGAAATGCAGAATACCATCAACTTTGAATGCAATCATACCAATTTGGGTGCACTAACTACAGAGCTCACTGATGCCCAATTCATAGCACCAGATAGTATGAACAAATCCGACCCAATTACTGATATGGATGTGGATAATTTATGTGGATATATCATCGACGAAAATCCGATTTGGAGCACTACACCAAGCTCGGAAAACTTCGAACAACCAACACAAGAATCCCAAGTGATGCTACCTCTTGAAGAGACTGTTGGTGTTGATAGTGATCAGAATTTTGATGCTTCTTTATTGAGCATGTTTAGTTACAACTATGGGTTTGGAGAATACCCTTCTACTAATTTACCTAATAATTATCAGCTGTATAGTGATATTGGGTCTACCATGGATCAGGTTGCATGGTGTGAAACAAACAGCTTTCAGTCTGGCTATTTTACAGCTTGA